The Serpentinimonas maccroryi genome has a segment encoding these proteins:
- the typA gene encoding translational GTPase TypA: MSTPIRNIAIIAHVDHGKTTMVDQLLRQSGTFAEHEKVVDTVMDSNAIERERGITILAKNCAVSWKGTHINIVDTPGHADFGGEVERALSMVDGVLLLIDAQEGPMPQTRFVTKKALALGLRPIVVVNKVDKPGANCDKVVNAAFDLFDKLGANDEQLDFPIVYASGINGWSSLTEGEPGQQWGPDMSALFDTVLQHVPAHQGDPEAPLQLQISALDYSSFVGRIGVGRISAGRIRPGMDVLVCEGPEGKPAKGRVNQVLTFQGLDRVQTAEAGPGHIVLINGLESIGIGVTVTDPADPRPLPMLKVDEPTLTMNFCVNTSPLAGREGKFVTSRQIWDRLQKELQSNVALRVRETSEDGIFEVSGRGELHLTILLENMRREGYELAVSKPRVVFREVGGERHEPIELVTADIEEQHQGGVMQALGERKGDLVNMEPDGRGRVRLEYRIPARGLIGFSNEFLNLTRGSGLISNIFDGYEPHKGEIASRKNGVLISMDDGEIFTYALGKLDDRGRMFVRPNDPVYEGMIVGIHSRDNDLIVNATRTKQLTNFRVSGKEDAIKITPPIELTLEYGVEFIEDDELVEITPKSIRLRKRHLKEHERKRASREG; this comes from the coding sequence ATGAGCACTCCGATACGCAACATCGCCATCATCGCCCACGTCGACCACGGCAAAACCACCATGGTCGACCAACTGCTGCGCCAGAGCGGCACCTTTGCCGAGCACGAAAAAGTCGTGGACACGGTGATGGACAGCAACGCCATCGAGCGCGAGCGCGGCATCACCATCTTGGCCAAAAACTGCGCCGTGAGCTGGAAGGGCACCCACATCAACATCGTGGACACCCCCGGCCACGCCGACTTTGGCGGCGAAGTCGAGCGCGCGCTGTCGATGGTCGATGGCGTGCTGCTGCTCATCGACGCCCAAGAAGGCCCGATGCCCCAGACCCGCTTCGTCACCAAAAAAGCGCTGGCGCTGGGCCTGCGCCCGATCGTGGTGGTCAACAAAGTGGACAAACCCGGCGCCAACTGCGACAAGGTGGTCAACGCCGCCTTCGACCTGTTCGACAAGCTCGGTGCCAACGACGAGCAGCTCGACTTCCCCATCGTCTATGCCAGCGGCATCAACGGCTGGTCATCGCTCACCGAAGGCGAGCCGGGGCAGCAGTGGGGCCCCGATATGTCGGCGCTGTTCGACACCGTGCTGCAGCACGTGCCGGCGCACCAGGGCGACCCCGAGGCGCCGCTGCAGCTGCAGATTTCGGCGCTCGACTACTCCAGCTTCGTCGGGCGCATCGGCGTCGGGCGCATCAGCGCCGGCCGCATCCGCCCCGGCATGGACGTGCTGGTGTGCGAAGGCCCCGAGGGCAAGCCGGCCAAGGGCCGCGTCAACCAGGTGCTGACCTTTCAGGGGCTGGACCGGGTGCAAACCGCCGAAGCCGGGCCGGGCCACATCGTGCTCATCAACGGCCTAGAGAGCATCGGCATCGGCGTCACCGTGACCGACCCGGCCGACCCGCGCCCGCTGCCCATGCTCAAGGTCGATGAGCCCACGCTGACCATGAACTTTTGCGTCAACACCAGCCCGCTGGCCGGGCGCGAGGGCAAGTTCGTCACCAGCCGCCAGATTTGGGACCGGCTGCAAAAAGAGCTGCAGTCCAACGTCGCGCTGCGCGTGCGCGAAACCTCGGAAGACGGGATTTTTGAAGTCTCGGGCCGCGGCGAGCTGCACCTGACCATCCTGCTCGAGAACATGCGGCGCGAGGGCTACGAGCTGGCGGTGAGCAAGCCGCGCGTGGTGTTTCGCGAGGTGGGCGGCGAGCGCCACGAGCCGATCGAGCTGGTCACCGCCGACATCGAGGAGCAGCACCAGGGCGGCGTGATGCAGGCGCTGGGCGAGCGCAAGGGCGATCTGGTGAACATGGAGCCCGACGGCCGTGGGCGTGTGCGGCTCGAATACCGCATTCCGGCGCGCGGGTTGATCGGTTTTTCGAATGAGTTTTTGAACCTCACGCGCGGTTCGGGCCTGATCAGCAACATTTTCGACGGCTACGAGCCGCACAAGGGCGAGATCGCCAGCCGCAAAAACGGCGTGCTCATCAGCATGGACGATGGCGAGATTTTCACCTACGCGCTGGGCAAGCTCGACGACCGTGGGCGCATGTTCGTGCGCCCCAACGACCCGGTCTATGAGGGCATGATCGTGGGCATCCACAGCCGCGACAACGACCTGATCGTCAACGCCACGCGCACCAAGCAGCTCACCAACTTCCGCGTCAGCGGCAAGGAAGACGCGATCAAGATCACGCCGCCGATCGAGCTCACGCTCGAGTACGGGGTCGAGTTCATCGAAGACGACGAGCTGGTCGAGATCACGCCCAAGAGCATCCGGCTGCGCAAGCGCCACCTCAAAGAGCACGAGCGCAAGCGCGCCAGCCGCGAGGGTTGA
- the truB gene encoding tRNA pseudouridine(55) synthase TruB, whose protein sequence is MPDRAASAAAPPRQRLQRRPVHGLLLLDKALGVSSNQALQRAKWLLRADKAGHTGTLDPLATGLLPLCFGAATKFSQLQLDADKVYEATLRLGVRTHGGDAEGEVLERRPVACSPEQVQQVLARFSGAIEQLPPMHSALKHQGRALYEYARAGLEVERAPRRVSIHVLELLALALEGPEPALRLRVHCSKGTYIRSLAEDIGAALGCGAHLSALRRLRSGSLGLERSLTLEQLEALPEVERLRALLPVDALLAGHERVTLDDDNAARFLTGLRRRGTWPDSERVAVYAASAASTEPAASAAAGPQPGALLGSAHIVGGELIPGRLLSPIEIQQITLQTQS, encoded by the coding sequence GTGCCAGACCGCGCTGCGAGTGCAGCGGCACCACCGCGCCAGCGCCTTCAGCGCCGCCCGGTGCACGGCCTGCTGCTGCTCGACAAGGCGCTGGGCGTCAGCAGCAACCAGGCGCTGCAACGCGCCAAGTGGCTGCTGCGCGCCGACAAAGCCGGCCACACCGGCACCCTGGACCCGCTGGCCACCGGGCTGCTGCCGCTGTGCTTTGGTGCGGCGACCAAGTTCAGCCAACTGCAGCTCGACGCCGACAAGGTCTATGAGGCCACCTTGCGCCTGGGTGTGCGCACCCACGGCGGCGACGCCGAAGGCGAAGTGCTCGAGCGCCGCCCGGTGGCTTGCAGCCCCGAGCAGGTGCAGCAGGTGCTGGCGCGCTTTAGTGGCGCGATCGAGCAGTTGCCGCCCATGCACAGCGCGCTCAAGCACCAGGGCCGGGCCCTGTACGAATACGCACGCGCCGGGCTGGAGGTGGAGCGCGCGCCACGCCGGGTCAGCATCCACGTGCTGGAGCTGCTCGCACTAGCGCTCGAGGGCCCCGAGCCGGCGCTGCGCCTGCGCGTGCACTGCAGCAAGGGCACCTACATCCGCAGCCTGGCCGAGGACATCGGCGCCGCGCTGGGCTGTGGCGCCCACTTGAGCGCCTTGCGCCGCCTGCGCAGCGGCAGTCTGGGTCTGGAGCGCAGCCTCACGCTCGAGCAGCTCGAAGCACTGCCCGAGGTCGAACGCCTGCGCGCCCTGCTGCCGGTGGATGCGCTGCTGGCCGGTCACGAGCGCGTCACGCTCGACGACGACAATGCAGCCCGCTTCCTCACCGGCTTGCGGCGTCGCGGCACCTGGCCCGACAGCGAGCGCGTGGCCGTGTATGCAGCGTCTGCTGCTTCTACCGAGCCTGCAGCGTCTGCCGCAGCTGGCCCGCAACCCGGCGCCTTGCTGGGCAGCGCCCACATCGTGGGCGGCGAACTCATCCCCGGGCGGCTGTTGAGCCCGATCGAAATCCAACAAATCACCCTGCAAACCCAGTCATGA
- the infB gene encoding translation initiation factor IF-2 has protein sequence MSSNTVAEFAAELNRPTHVVLEQLAAAGVRKLSGSDALAESDKQRLLSFLQASHGTASTERNKITLTKKSTSEIKQADASGRARTIQVEVRKKRTFVRRDDEPLAGPGSAEGAVAAAEAAAVAAAAEAEAAEARAQQAQQAELERREEQARQQAEQIRLQEEELAQQRQARQQSEEREARETQERSATLDQERQQQLVQQRARADMEVQQSRQRSVKLSKPVPTEAAAVSAANQPGAAVAEQAAAAQQAAAQAVQQAAEQAAQQAAELAQRQSAQRLADDQRASDLDERRRKALAEAQAIRDMMAAPKKVLLAKKPEEPKPAPVAEAKPGIKGTLHKPAGTPAPAKAGAAKPAAPGTAAAGAGKKEVKSEALSSTWKDEAAKKKEVKGRGSNTSAVRSSGTAWRSNAKGGRGGRGGRDERSHGYEPAQSEAKVLEVHVPETITVAELAHKMALKSSEVIKQLMKLGQMVTINQSLDQDTAMIVVEELGHQAVAAALDDPEAFTEEETALQSAEFLPRAPVVTVMGHVDHGKTSLLDYIRRTKVAAGEAGGITQHIGAYHVETPRGMVTFLDTPGHEAFTAMRARGAQATDVVILVCAADDGVMPQTKEAIKHAKAANVPIVVALTKADKPDANFERVRAELIAEQVVPEEFGGESPFVPVSSKTGLGIDALLEQVLLQAEVLELKAPVGANAKGLVIEARLDKGRGAVATVLVQSGTLKVGDVVLAGQTSGRVRAMLDENGRAAKEAGPSIPVEIQGLSEVPRAGDEFMVLADERRAREIATYRAGKFRSTKLAKQQAAKLENMFADMQAGEVQTLPIIVKSDVQGSQEALTTSLLKLSTDEIRVQLVYAGVGGISESDVNLAIASKAIVIGFNVRADIGARKLAESNDVDLHYYNIIYDAVDEIKAAMSGMLAPEKREEVIGAAQIRTVFVASKIGTVAGCMVTEGRVTRNAHFRLLRDNVVIYTGELESLKRMKDDVREVKEGFECGIKLKNYNDIKEGDLLELFEIKEVARTL, from the coding sequence ATGTCAAGCAACACCGTCGCAGAATTTGCCGCTGAATTGAACCGGCCCACCCACGTCGTGCTGGAGCAGTTGGCTGCGGCCGGGGTGCGCAAGCTGTCCGGCAGCGATGCGTTGGCAGAGTCCGACAAGCAACGGCTGCTGAGCTTTTTGCAGGCCAGCCACGGCACGGCCAGCACCGAGCGCAACAAAATCACCCTCACCAAAAAATCGACCAGCGAGATCAAGCAGGCCGATGCCTCCGGGCGCGCGCGCACGATCCAGGTCGAGGTGCGTAAAAAACGCACCTTCGTGCGCCGCGACGACGAGCCGCTCGCCGGCCCTGGCTCTGCCGAGGGCGCGGTCGCAGCCGCCGAGGCCGCCGCTGTTGCAGCCGCCGCCGAAGCCGAGGCCGCCGAAGCCCGCGCGCAGCAAGCGCAGCAGGCCGAGCTCGAGCGGCGCGAAGAGCAAGCGCGCCAGCAGGCCGAGCAGATTCGGCTCCAAGAAGAAGAGCTGGCGCAGCAGCGCCAAGCGCGGCAACAAAGCGAGGAGCGCGAGGCGCGCGAGACGCAAGAGCGCTCTGCCACCCTCGACCAAGAGCGCCAGCAGCAGTTGGTGCAGCAGCGCGCCCGCGCCGACATGGAGGTGCAGCAAAGCCGCCAGCGCTCGGTCAAGCTGTCCAAGCCCGTGCCGACCGAAGCGGCGGCTGTGTCTGCAGCCAACCAGCCCGGCGCGGCGGTGGCCGAGCAGGCCGCTGCAGCGCAGCAGGCCGCTGCGCAAGCTGTCCAGCAGGCAGCCGAGCAGGCCGCGCAACAAGCCGCCGAGTTGGCGCAGCGCCAGTCGGCGCAGCGGCTGGCCGACGATCAACGCGCGAGCGACCTCGATGAGCGCCGGCGCAAGGCGCTGGCCGAGGCGCAGGCGATCCGCGACATGATGGCCGCCCCCAAAAAGGTGCTGCTGGCCAAAAAACCCGAAGAGCCCAAGCCGGCCCCCGTGGCCGAGGCCAAGCCCGGAATCAAGGGCACCTTGCACAAACCGGCCGGCACACCAGCACCGGCCAAAGCCGGTGCCGCCAAACCGGCCGCGCCGGGTACTGCGGCTGCCGGGGCGGGCAAGAAAGAAGTCAAATCCGAAGCCTTGTCGTCCACTTGGAAAGACGAAGCGGCCAAGAAAAAAGAAGTCAAAGGCCGAGGTAGCAACACCAGCGCCGTGCGTTCCAGCGGCACCGCATGGCGCTCCAACGCCAAAGGGGGCCGTGGTGGCCGCGGTGGCCGCGACGAGCGCTCGCACGGTTACGAGCCGGCCCAGTCTGAAGCCAAGGTGCTCGAGGTGCACGTGCCCGAGACCATCACCGTGGCCGAGCTGGCGCACAAAATGGCGCTCAAATCGTCCGAGGTCATCAAGCAGTTGATGAAGCTGGGGCAGATGGTGACCATCAACCAGTCGCTGGACCAAGACACGGCGATGATCGTGGTCGAAGAACTCGGGCACCAAGCGGTGGCCGCAGCGCTCGACGACCCCGAGGCCTTCACCGAAGAAGAAACCGCGCTGCAAAGCGCCGAATTCCTGCCGCGCGCGCCGGTGGTCACGGTCATGGGCCACGTCGATCACGGCAAGACCTCGCTGCTCGACTACATCCGCCGCACCAAGGTCGCGGCGGGCGAGGCCGGCGGCATCACGCAGCACATCGGCGCCTACCACGTCGAGACGCCGCGCGGCATGGTCACCTTCCTCGACACCCCGGGCCACGAAGCCTTTACCGCCATGCGCGCCCGTGGCGCCCAAGCCACCGACGTGGTGATTCTGGTCTGCGCCGCCGACGACGGCGTGATGCCGCAGACCAAAGAAGCCATCAAGCACGCCAAGGCGGCCAATGTGCCGATCGTGGTCGCGCTGACCAAGGCCGACAAACCCGACGCCAACTTCGAGCGCGTGCGCGCCGAACTGATCGCCGAGCAGGTGGTGCCCGAAGAGTTCGGCGGCGAATCGCCGTTTGTGCCGGTGTCGTCCAAAACCGGTCTGGGCATCGACGCGCTGCTCGAGCAGGTGCTGCTGCAAGCCGAGGTGCTCGAGCTCAAGGCCCCGGTCGGAGCCAACGCCAAGGGGCTGGTGATCGAAGCCCGGCTCGACAAAGGCCGCGGTGCCGTGGCCACGGTGCTGGTGCAATCGGGCACGCTCAAGGTGGGCGACGTGGTGCTGGCGGGCCAGACTTCGGGCCGGGTGCGCGCCATGCTCGATGAAAACGGCCGCGCGGCCAAAGAGGCCGGACCGTCGATCCCGGTCGAAATCCAGGGCTTGTCCGAAGTGCCCCGGGCGGGCGACGAGTTCATGGTGCTGGCCGACGAGCGCCGGGCACGTGAAATCGCCACCTACCGCGCCGGCAAATTCCGCTCCACCAAGCTGGCCAAGCAGCAAGCCGCCAAGCTCGAAAACATGTTTGCCGACATGCAAGCCGGCGAAGTCCAGACCCTGCCGATCATCGTCAAGTCCGACGTGCAGGGCTCGCAAGAGGCGCTCACCACCTCGCTGCTCAAACTCTCGACCGACGAGATTCGGGTGCAGCTGGTCTATGCGGGCGTGGGTGGCATCAGCGAGAGCGACGTCAACCTGGCGATCGCCTCCAAAGCGATCGTGATCGGCTTCAACGTGCGCGCCGACATCGGGGCGCGCAAGCTGGCCGAATCCAACGACGTCGATCTGCACTACTACAACATCATCTACGACGCGGTCGATGAGATCAAAGCGGCGATGTCGGGCATGCTGGCGCCCGAGAAGCGCGAAGAGGTGATCGGCGCGGCGCAGATTCGCACCGTGTTTGTGGCCTCCAAGATCGGCACCGTGGCCGGCTGTATGGTCACCGAAGGCCGCGTCACGCGCAACGCGCACTTCCGCTTGCTGCGCGACAACGTGGTGATCTACACCGGCGAGCTCGAATCGCTCAAGCGCATGAAAGACGACGTGCGCGAGGTCAAAGAAGGCTTCGAGTGCGGCATCAAGCTCAAAAACTACAATGACATCAAGGAAGGCGACCTCCTCGAGTTGTTTGAGATCAAGGAAGTGGCGCGTACACTTTGA
- the rbfA gene encoding 30S ribosome-binding factor RbfA: MPSKKAPSNRSFKVADQIQRDLSELIARELKDPRVGLVTLQAIELTPDYAHAKVYFSVLTGDPQLAFEALNQAAGFLRSGLFKRLHIHTVPTLHFVFDRTPERAADMNALIAQAVASRSKESD; the protein is encoded by the coding sequence ATGCCGAGCAAAAAAGCCCCCTCCAACCGCAGCTTCAAGGTCGCCGATCAGATTCAGCGCGACCTGAGCGAGCTCATTGCGCGCGAGCTCAAAGACCCGCGCGTGGGGCTGGTGACGCTGCAAGCGATTGAGCTCACGCCCGACTACGCCCACGCCAAGGTCTATTTCAGCGTGCTCACGGGCGACCCCCAGCTCGCGTTTGAGGCGTTGAACCAAGCTGCCGGCTTTTTGCGCAGCGGCTTGTTCAAGCGCCTGCACATCCACACCGTGCCGACGCTGCATTTTGTCTTCGACCGCACCCCCGAGCGCGCCGCCGACATGAACGCCTTGATCGCGCAGGCCGTGGCTTCGCGTTCCAAAGAAAGCGACTAA
- a CDS encoding glycosyltransferase family 4 protein encodes MASPSPDPEVIVFNLKQRYTGVSATVNALVPLQLHQWPLAYCGTPLSNGVPGLSLKQAIALSRRPAPGRRFRIWHVRRDPEMLAGLWARDVLRLPIKLVFTSAAQHRHGWFPRWLISRMDAVIATTPKAASFVPNTSAVVAHGIDLARFVPPPDKLNAWADSGLPGRYGVGVFGRVRPDKGTDVFVQAMIAALPHLPEVTAVIAGLAQPQHQDYQRGLQAQIAAAGLEQRIVFLGEVPAGEVHRWYQRCLLCVACPRYEPFGLTPFEAAATGCALVCSRTGAFEELVQPGVNGYLVGTDDAEGLAQAVRQVLQDPQAALRLGEAARARVASAFSLEQEAAGIGRVYQSLFDGA; translated from the coding sequence ATGGCCAGCCCCAGCCCCGACCCCGAGGTCATCGTCTTCAACCTCAAGCAGCGCTACACCGGCGTGTCGGCCACGGTGAACGCGCTGGTGCCGCTGCAGTTGCACCAGTGGCCGCTGGCCTATTGCGGCACGCCGCTGTCCAACGGTGTGCCGGGCCTGAGCCTCAAGCAGGCGATCGCGCTCTCGCGCCGGCCGGCGCCGGGGCGGCGCTTTCGCATCTGGCACGTGCGCCGCGACCCCGAGATGCTGGCCGGTCTGTGGGCGCGCGACGTGTTGCGGCTGCCGATCAAGCTCGTGTTCACCTCGGCGGCGCAGCACCGGCACGGCTGGTTTCCGCGCTGGCTCATCAGCCGCATGGACGCGGTGATTGCCACCACCCCCAAGGCCGCCAGCTTCGTGCCCAACACCAGCGCCGTGGTGGCGCACGGCATCGACCTGGCGCGCTTTGTGCCGCCGCCCGACAAGCTCAACGCTTGGGCCGACAGCGGCTTGCCCGGGCGCTACGGCGTGGGCGTGTTTGGCCGCGTGCGGCCCGACAAAGGCACCGACGTGTTTGTGCAAGCCATGATCGCCGCGCTGCCGCATCTGCCCGAGGTCACGGCGGTGATCGCCGGGCTGGCGCAGCCGCAGCACCAAGACTACCAGCGCGGCTTGCAGGCCCAGATCGCCGCCGCCGGGCTCGAGCAGCGCATCGTTTTTTTGGGCGAGGTGCCGGCCGGCGAGGTGCACCGCTGGTACCAGCGCTGCCTGCTGTGCGTGGCCTGCCCGCGCTACGAGCCCTTTGGCCTCACCCCCTTCGAAGCCGCGGCCACCGGCTGCGCGCTGGTGTGCTCGCGCACCGGCGCCTTCGAGGAGCTGGTGCAGCCGGGCGTCAACGGCTACCTGGTGGGCACCGACGACGCCGAAGGCCTGGCGCAGGCGGTGCGCCAGGTGCTGCAAGACCCGCAAGCGGCGCTGCGCTTGGGCGAGGCGGCGCGGGCGCGGGTGGCGTCGGCTTTTAGCCTCGAGCAAGAGGCGGCGGGCATAGGCCGTGTCTA
- a CDS encoding phosphomannomutase/phosphoglucomutase codes for MSRASPFPASAFKAYDIRGVVPEALNPAFAHALGRAFGARALALGERTVAVGRDGRLSSPALAAALIEGLRQAGVAVLDIGLSTTPMLYYAAHTRCHSGIQVTGSHNPKQHNGFKMVLAGRAIYGDEIQALRLAMAALAPEAAAEPEGKLERIDVLPDYVARIVADVQLARPLKIVIDSGNGVAGASAPGLFRALGCEVIELYSEVDGEFPNHHPDPSKPENLRDLIAAVQRSGAELGLAFDGDGDRLGIVTPSGQNIYPDRQMLLFAQDVLARVPGGTIVFDVKCSQRLAPAIRAAGGVALMYKTGHSLIKAKMRELDAPLGGEMSGHIFFKERWFGFDDGSYAGARLLEILSRAANAAAVLEALPNSFATPELNVACAEGEPHRLVAELQALADFAAPAQVNTIDGLRVDWPDGFGLIRASNTTPVLVLRFEGQTAAALARIEAELLALLRRVKPEAHVGAAAH; via the coding sequence ATGAGCCGCGCATCCCCATTCCCGGCCAGCGCCTTCAAGGCCTACGACATCCGTGGCGTGGTGCCCGAGGCGCTGAACCCGGCTTTTGCGCACGCGCTGGGGCGCGCTTTTGGGGCGCGGGCGCTGGCGCTGGGTGAGCGCACCGTGGCCGTGGGGCGCGATGGCCGCCTGAGCAGCCCGGCGCTGGCGGCGGCGCTGATCGAGGGCCTGCGCCAGGCCGGGGTGGCGGTGCTCGACATCGGCCTGTCCACCACGCCCATGCTTTACTACGCCGCGCACACGCGTTGCCACAGCGGCATCCAGGTCACGGGCAGCCACAACCCCAAGCAGCACAACGGCTTCAAGATGGTGCTGGCCGGGCGCGCGATCTACGGCGACGAGATTCAGGCGCTGCGCTTGGCGATGGCGGCACTCGCGCCGGAAGCGGCAGCGGAGCCCGAGGGCAAGCTCGAGCGCATCGACGTGCTGCCCGACTACGTGGCGCGCATCGTCGCCGACGTGCAGCTGGCGCGGCCACTCAAGATCGTCATCGACAGTGGCAACGGTGTGGCCGGGGCCAGCGCGCCGGGGTTGTTTCGCGCCCTAGGCTGCGAGGTGATCGAACTGTACAGCGAGGTCGATGGCGAGTTCCCGAACCACCACCCGGACCCGTCCAAGCCCGAGAACCTGCGCGACCTGATCGCGGCCGTGCAGCGCAGCGGCGCCGAACTGGGCTTGGCTTTCGACGGCGACGGGGATCGGCTCGGCATCGTCACCCCGAGCGGGCAAAACATCTACCCCGACCGGCAGATGCTGCTTTTTGCCCAAGACGTGCTCGCGCGCGTGCCCGGCGGCACCATCGTCTTCGACGTCAAATGCAGCCAGCGGCTGGCACCGGCCATCCGCGCCGCCGGCGGTGTGGCCCTGATGTACAAAACCGGGCACTCGCTCATCAAGGCCAAAATGCGCGAACTGGATGCGCCCCTTGGCGGCGAAATGAGCGGCCACATCTTTTTCAAAGAGCGCTGGTTCGGCTTTGACGACGGCAGCTACGCCGGCGCGCGCCTGCTCGAAATCCTGAGCCGCGCAGCCAACGCCGCCGCGGTGCTCGAGGCCCTGCCCAACAGCTTTGCCACGCCCGAGCTCAACGTGGCCTGCGCCGAAGGCGAGCCGCACCGGCTGGTGGCCGAGCTGCAGGCGCTGGCCGACTTTGCCGCCCCGGCCCAAGTCAACACCATCGACGGCCTGCGCGTCGATTGGCCCGACGGCTTTGGCCTCATCCGCGCCTCCAACACCACGCCGGTGCTGGTGCTGCGCTTCGAGGGCCAAACGGCGGCGGCGCTGGCACGCATCGAAGCCGAGCTGCTGGCGCTGCTGCGCCGCGTCAAACCCGAGGCCCACGTGGGCGCTGCCGCGCACTGA